From a single Apium graveolens cultivar Ventura chromosome 2, ASM990537v1, whole genome shotgun sequence genomic region:
- the LOC141707732 gene encoding small ribosomal subunit protein uS7, giving the protein MAAPAEAIVAPAAKTDENLVHTDVMLFNRWSYDDVQINDLSVEDYITATASKHPTYMPHTAGRYQARRFRKAQCPIVERMTNSLMMHGRNNGKKLLAVRIIKHAMEIIHLLTDQNPIQVIVDAVINSGPREDATRIGSAGVVRRQAVDISPLRRVNQAIYLLTTGARESAFRNVKTIAECLADELINAAKGSSNSYAIKKKDEIERVAKANR; this is encoded by the exons ATGGCGGCCCCTGCTGAAGCAATTGTAGCTCCTGCTGCTAAGACTGATGAGAATCTTGTTCACACTGATGTTATGCTTTTTAACCGCTGGTCTTACGATGACGTtcag ATCAATGATCTTTCCGTGGAGGATTACATAACTGCAACTGCGTCTAAGCATCCAACTTACATGCCTCACACTGCTGGAAGATACCAAGCTAGGAGGTTCAGGAAGGCTCAGTGCCCAATTGTTGAGAGGATGACCAACTCTCTTATGATGCACGGGCGCAACAACGGAAAGAAGTTGTTGGCTGTCCGCATTATTAAGCATGCCATGGAAATCATCCACCTCTTAACTGACCAGAACCCAATACAAGTTATTGTTGACGCTGTTATTAACAG TGGTCCAAGAGAAGATGCCACCCGAATTGGTTCTGCTGGTGTGGTGAGGCGTCAAGCTGTTGATATTTCTCCATTGAGACGGGTCAACCAGGCCATTTATCTTCTCACAACAGGTGCACGCGAGAGCGCATTCAGGAATGTCAAGACTATAGCCGAGTGCCTTGCTGATGAGCTCATCAATGCTGCTAAGGGTTCTTCTAACAG TTATGCAATTAAGAAGAAGGATGAGATCGAGAGGGTTGCCAAGGCCAATCGTTGA